In Daucus carota subsp. sativus chromosome 4, DH1 v3.0, whole genome shotgun sequence, one DNA window encodes the following:
- the LOC108215888 gene encoding uncharacterized protein LOC108215888 yields MAYVDQSFSITDDDLMMDDFSYTIHNRPPIKEIALAVSLLVFGILVIVAGVFMSLYKVGGDHAHGVFFAILGSVLFIPGFYYTRIAYYAYKGYQGFSFSNIPPV; encoded by the exons ATGGCGTATGTAGATCAGTCATTCTCAATCACCGACGACGATCTCATGATGGACGATTTCTCCTACACGATTCACAACCGCCCTCCCATCAAAGAAATCGCTCTCGCCGTCTCGCTCCTCGTCTTCGGTATTCTCGTCATCGTCGCCGGGGTATTTATGTCACTTTACAAAGTCGGCGGCGATCACGCTCATG GTGTGTTCTTTGCGATTTTGGGCTCGGTTTTGTTCATTCCGGGGTTTTATTATACAAGGATTGCTTACTATGCGTATAAGGGGTACCAAGGTTTTTCCTTCTCAAATATTCCCCCTGTTTGA